A segment of the Acidimicrobiales bacterium genome:
CGCCCGCCAGCTGCTGCACCTGCGGGCCGCCGAGGCCACCGGCGACGCGGCGCGCGAGGGCGCGGACCGGCTCGAGGACGAGCTCTACTCCGAGCGGTTCCTGGTGCGTCGCCCGCTGCTGCGGGCCATCGCCCACGGCGAGGGTCCCCCGCCGGTGCTGCTCATCGACGAGGTCGACCGGGCCGACGACGAGTTCGAGGCGTTCCTGCTCGAGATCCTCTCCGACTACGCGGTGACGGTGCCCGAGCTCGGCACCTTCCGCGCCCTCGAGCCGCCGGTCGTCGTGATCACGTCCAACCGCACCCGTGACGTGCACGACGCGCTGAAGCGCCGGTGCCTCTACCACTGGGTCGAGCACCCCGACTTCGAGCGCGAGGTCGCCATCGTGCGGGTACGGGCGCCCGAGGTGGGCGATGCGCTCGCTCGGCAGGTCGCGGCGGCGGTGGAGACCATGCGGGGCCTCGGGCTCTACAAGCCGCCCGGCGTGGCCGAGACGATCGACTGGGCCCAGGCGCTCGCCACGCTCGGGCGGTCCCAGCTCGACGAGGGGTCGGTGGCGGTCACCCTCGGCACGGTGCTCAAGTACCGCGAAGACCAGGCGCGCGTGCACGACCACGGGCTGCCCGACCTCGTGCGGGCGGCGATGGCGAGGGGGGCGTGAGCGGCGCGGGCCCGACCACCGCGCCCGAGCGCCTGGCCGTCGGCTTCGCGCGGGTGCTGCGGGGGGCCGGGCTCGACGTCCCCGTGGGCTCGGTGCTCACCTTCGTGGAGGCGCTCGGGGCGGTGGGCGTGACGCGCCGCGACGCGGTCTACTGGGCCGGCCGGACCACGCTGGTGCGACGCCCCGAGGACGTCGACCTGTACGAGCGGGCCTTCGCCGCCTTCTGGGAGGGTGCGCCGGGCGCCGGCCCGCCGGCCCCGCCTGAGGTGCAGCGCATCGCCCTGTTGCTCGACGCCGAGGACGAGCCGGCCGGTGGGGGCGAGCAGCCCGACGACGGCGGAGAGCCCCCCGACGCCACCCTCGTGGTGCGCTTCAGCGGCCACGAGGTGCTCCGCCACAAGGACTTCGCGGCGTGCTCCCGCTCCGAGCTGGAGGAGGCGCAGCGGCTCATGGCCGACCTGCGCCTCGCCGGTGCCCTGCGGCGGTCGCGCCGGCTCCGGCCCTCGAGGCGGCTCCGCGGCCGGCCCGACGTCCGCCGGACGGTGCGGGGCGCGCTGCGGGCGGGTGGCGAGCCGGTGCGGCGCGCCCACCTCGAGCCCGACCGCCGCCCCCGGCGGCTGGTGCTCCTGCTCGACGTGAGCGGCTCGATGGAGCCCTACGCCCGGGCCCTGCTGCGGTTCGTCCACGCGGCCGTGGTGGGCCGCACCCGGGTCGAGGCCTTCACCCTGGGCACCCGGCTGACGCGCATCACCCGCCAGCTGGCGAGCCGCGACCCCGACCTGGCGCTGGCGTCGGCCGGTCGGGCGGTGGCCGACTGGTCGGGTGGCACCCGCCTGGGCGAGGGCCTGCGGGCCTTCAACGACCAGTGGGGGGTGCGGGGCACGGCCCGGGGCGCGGTGGTCGTGGTGCTCTCCGACGGCTGGGACCGCGGCGCGCCCGAGGTGCTGGCCGAGCAGATGCAGCGGCTGCGGCGGGTGGCCCACCGGGTGGTGTGGGTGAACCCGCTCAAGGCGACACCCGGCTACGCGCCGCTCGCCCGCGGGATGGCGGCCGCGCTCCCCTACGTCGACGAGTTCGTGGAGGGCCACTCGGTGGCCTCGCTGGAGCAGCTCGCGGAGGTGATCGCACGATGAGAGAGGTGCTCGACGACATCGAGCGCTGGCGGGCGGCGGGCAAGCGCGTCGCGGTGGCCCGGGTCGTGAACGTGGAGGGCTCGGGGCCCCGAGACCCGGGCGCGGCCATGGCCGTGAGCGAGGAGGGCGAGGTGGCCGGTTCGGTGTCGGGCGGCTGCGTCGAGGGAGCCGTGGTGGAGGAGGCCCTGCGGGTGCTCGGCGGCGACGGGACGCCCCGGCTCGTCACGTTCGGGTACAGCGACGACGAGGCCTTCGCGGTGGGCCTCACGTGTGGCGGCACCATCCACCTGTTCATCGAGCCCCTCGACTGGTAGCGGTGGCGCTCTACGAGACCCT
Coding sequences within it:
- a CDS encoding XdhC family protein is translated as MREVLDDIERWRAAGKRVAVARVVNVEGSGPRDPGAAMAVSEEGEVAGSVSGGCVEGAVVEEALRVLGGDGTPRLVTFGYSDDEAFAVGLTCGGTIHLFIEPLDW
- a CDS encoding VWA domain-containing protein; the protein is MSGAGPTTAPERLAVGFARVLRGAGLDVPVGSVLTFVEALGAVGVTRRDAVYWAGRTTLVRRPEDVDLYERAFAAFWEGAPGAGPPAPPEVQRIALLLDAEDEPAGGGEQPDDGGEPPDATLVVRFSGHEVLRHKDFAACSRSELEEAQRLMADLRLAGALRRSRRLRPSRRLRGRPDVRRTVRGALRAGGEPVRRAHLEPDRRPRRLVLLLDVSGSMEPYARALLRFVHAAVVGRTRVEAFTLGTRLTRITRQLASRDPDLALASAGRAVADWSGGTRLGEGLRAFNDQWGVRGTARGAVVVVLSDGWDRGAPEVLAEQMQRLRRVAHRVVWVNPLKATPGYAPLARGMAAALPYVDEFVEGHSVASLEQLAEVIAR
- a CDS encoding MoxR family ATPase, with translation MPFPASTPDGVAAALSAHDYLADEGLATAIFLALSLHRPLLLEGEAGVGKTEVAKVLSRWTGGELVRLQCYEGIDVAQAVYEWDYARQLLHLRAAEATGDAAREGADRLEDELYSERFLVRRPLLRAIAHGEGPPPVLLIDEVDRADDEFEAFLLEILSDYAVTVPELGTFRALEPPVVVITSNRTRDVHDALKRRCLYHWVEHPDFEREVAIVRVRAPEVGDALARQVAAAVETMRGLGLYKPPGVAETIDWAQALATLGRSQLDEGSVAVTLGTVLKYREDQARVHDHGLPDLVRAAMARGA